TTACCCGGGCAACCCATGCGCTTGAGCAAGGTACGGTCTCGATCCGGACGTTGGAGCTATTGCGCAGCCAGTTGGTCTCAGTTCGGGACCGCCATGCTGCCATCGTCAATCTGGGAAGCGTTGAGGCGGATACCTTGCAGGCTCAGCTTGATGCTCTCGGGCCCGTTCCCCCGAGCGGTCAAAAGGAAGCCGATGATATTGCGGCGCGCCGCGCCGAGCTGATCAATGCCGTTGCTGACGCCAATGCGCCGGTCATTCAGGCAAAAGAGATTCAATTCCGCGCTGCTGCCCTGATCCACGCTATTGATCGGCATATACGCACCAAAACCCTCGACCAACTCACGCAGCGTTTTCCGTCTCCCGTCTTTCTTTCGACCTGGAGTTCGGCTGCTGCCGAAATTCAGCAGTACCAGCAACGTCTTCAGCGGGACATTCAGAATCAGTTGGCCCGGCCGAGTGTTTCCAAATCGCTCGGGCAGACTGTCCCTATTTCAATTGCACTTGTGGTGTTTGGCCTGGCCTTCTTGTTCTGGCTCCGGTTTCCGATACACCGCTTTCTTCTGAGGTTTAGCCTGCAGCAGGAAGGGGGCTTTCGGGTCATCCTGGCGGCGGTGTTGTACAATCTGAGTTATCTGATTTTGCCCGCAATCGGCCTGATCTCCTTCCTGGCCGTCATCCGGATCCTTGATATTCAGCCCAATGCGGCCCGAACCGCACTGATCGCAGCGCCCGCGTCTGCATTGGCGGTTGTGCTTGCCATGTGGCTCGGACACACACTGTTCGCGCCGGAGCAAACCCGATGGCGTCTTTTGGATCTTGAAGAGCGAAGCGCGAAACGCGGGCTGTGGTTCTGCTTGGGTCTCGGCATTTTCCTGATGCTGGAAATCACTCTGGAAGCGCTGCAGAGGGACAATGCGTTTGGCGAAGCTGCGCTGTCTGTGATCTCGTTGCCCCTCATCGCTGCGGCATCCATTTTTCTTTGGTCACTCGCTGGGGTTTTGAGGCCGAATACGCCCGCCGCGGATGCTGGTCAGCCTGAAGCAGAAGACCCGGACGAGGAGGATGAAGCCGGGGTGGAAGAAGCCTCGGTCAATCCGCGGGACTCCGGTTTTCTGTTTTCAATGTCCGTGCTGATGAAGGCATCCGCTGTGATTGCCTTCATTTTGACCCTGGCCGGGTATGTCTTGATGGCCCGGGCGGCAATTATCCCGATGATCGTGACACTCGCTCAACTCGGGCTTGGGTTCATGTTCTATCACCTGGCGCTTGCCTTGGTGCGGACGGCGACCAAAAGGGATGCAACGGAGCCGGTTCCCATCCTCATTTCGCTCGGCTTGATAATCGCTCTGGTCATTGTGTTTGCTCCGCTGATCGCCATGACTTGGGGCGCGCGGCCAACCGATATTGCAGATGCCTGGCGGTTGTTTATGGGGGGCGTCCAGCTGGGTGACATCCGGCTGTCGCTTGACACGCTGCTGATCTTGATCGTGGTTTTCGGCGCTGGGGTTTTGGTCACGCGCTGGCTGAAACGACTATTGCGGACGTCCGTTCTTCCGCAAACGCGTATGGACATTGGTGCGCAGACAGCCATCGTCACTGGAACCGGGTATGTCGGCTTGACGCTGGCGGCGTTGATTGCGGTTTCCACCGCTGGTCTCAATCTCTCCAGCCTCGCAGTGGTCGCCGGTGCGCTGTCTGTTGGCATTGGTTTTGGCCTCCAGACAATTGTCTCCAACTTTGTCTCCGGGATCATTTTGCTGGTTGAACGCCCGATCAAGGAAGGTGACTGGATCGAAGTCTCGGGGCAGTCGGGATATGTTCGGAAAATCTCAGTGCGGTCGACGCGGATCGAAACGTTTGATCGTCATGATGTCATCATTCCGAACTCGGATCTGATTGCCGGCACGGTGCGCAACATGACGCTGAGCAACAAGACCGGCCGCCTGATGCTTCCGATTAGAGTCGCCTACGGCAGCGATCTG
This window of the Roseibium alexandrii DFL-11 genome carries:
- a CDS encoding DUF3772 domain-containing protein; protein product: MRFIQLLGTFLIFWTAAALPIAPASAQNGDAEQTDALGLPSSADELFTRATHALEQGTVSIRTLELLRSQLVSVRDRHAAIVNLGSVEADTLQAQLDALGPVPPSGQKEADDIAARRAELINAVADANAPVIQAKEIQFRAAALIHAIDRHIRTKTLDQLTQRFPSPVFLSTWSSAAAEIQQYQQRLQRDIQNQLARPSVSKSLGQTVPISIALVVFGLAFLFWLRFPIHRFLLRFSLQQEGGFRVILAAVLYNLSYLILPAIGLISFLAVIRILDIQPNAARTALIAAPASALAVVLAMWLGHTLFAPEQTRWRLLDLEERSAKRGLWFCLGLGIFLMLEITLEALQRDNAFGEAALSVISLPLIAAASIFLWSLAGVLRPNTPAADAGQPEAEDPDEEDEAGVEEASVNPRDSGFLFSMSVLMKASAVIAFILTLAGYVLMARAAIIPMIVTLAQLGLGFMFYHLALALVRTATKRDATEPVPILISLGLIIALVIVFAPLIAMTWGARPTDIADAWRLFMGGVQLGDIRLSLDTLLILIVVFGAGVLVTRWLKRLLRTSVLPQTRMDIGAQTAIVTGTGYVGLTLAALIAVSTAGLNLSSLAVVAGALSVGIGFGLQTIVSNFVSGIILLVERPIKEGDWIEVSGQSGYVRKISVRSTRIETFDRHDVIIPNSDLIAGTVRNMTLSNKTGRLMLPIRVAYGSDLEKVKEILTNAARAHYTIARYPYPFVLFIGMGDSALNLELRCYLKDVNNILTTQSDLYFTIYNELGKAGIEIPFPQQDVHFKDMDKLISALAKREEADGTPASS